A region of the Deltaproteobacteria bacterium genome:
GCTCTCATCCGAGGACGACTATCAGGTTTTTCAACGCAACGTCTGCTCAGATTTCTAAACGACCTCAGTCGGGACGTGAAAATCGTTATAAAGGCAAAGCCGCGTTC
Encoded here:
- a CDS encoding XRE family transcriptional regulator — protein: MSQKEAAAILGIDQPKVSALIRGRLSGFSTQRLLRFLNDLSRDVKIVIKAKPRSRRRATISVIAA